agTTGACATAAATGTTCCAttacttttcaaattcttccaCTCGTTGCCATCCACGTAATCGATCTTGTACTTATCACCGGCATTAGGATCTTCAATAGGAACAAGAATACCTCGTACTAACCTTAAAGAAAGCAGTAAAGAAGTCAAAAAAGTATGCTTCACTTGCATAGTCCTCAATTAATCAATATACAGAGTCTCAGTAGCCTTAACTATTCAGCTTGAACTTTAGCCTGGCTTTTGCCTTTCTATGTGAAATACGTTTCGTCTTCTTATACACCGGAGATATTTTTTCCATATACACATTAAAAATACATCGAAATTTAATATCAAGAGGTGAGTTAACATTTTAAGAAGAGCCATTAAATAGTAGTGGCAATCAATCGGCTTTTCAATTAAGAGTTCACAATGTTACTACAACTGTTTTTGCTGTCGCTGCCGGCTGCTCTGTGTACCCAGTTTTCATTGTATGCCACGACTCTTGAGAGGAGCGATGAAGTTTCCCTGGGAGAGTTTAATATGGATGTTGAATCGAGAGATATTTCTGCTTTTGAACCACACAATGGTATGGACAGTCTAACACAAGGAAAGTATTGCGTGGGTATTAAGTCTACAGACCACGTATGGGATTCTGACTGCTTTTCCTTCATGGAATTGCAAGTCCCATTTAGCTACGATTTGGTTATTCAGTTGGATGAAAACACTATACAAAAGGTTTCATTGGCTTACAATGAAACTACTGAAGGCATTATGCCCAAACTTAAGGAAACTACCGATGGTCCCATCGCTCCTGCTAGtaagttgaagaaaattacgAAGACTTATGCTGATAAGAAGGAAGACAAAAAATTGGGAAGTGAAGAAAccgatgaagaagagaaaccATGGTATGTTAAGAATTGGAAGTCTATCGTCATTgggataataatatataacCTAGTCGTTGCATCTGCTAAGAAATCTCAAGATGAGAAACAAGAATGACTTAAGCAGCATATATACAATTTAATTCAGGTTCTaggaatttgaaaactttaaaACATAATTTATTGGGAGTATATAATACGGTAAAGAGTAAGGATGATTTATGACTAAAAAGATGCGTGACAGCAATGTTCTTGTTAGAGAATACGAACGACAAAAACAACATTTGCTTTGGAAAAAGATACCTGCCTTTTTCATGAAGTAGGGAaagataaataaaataacaTTCTTAAAAAAAAGCTATTATAATTTAGATGAAGATAGTGGTAGTAAAAGTGAAAACAGTCACTGTCAtccttttttcttttttatcaatttggaaaattcatAGTCATTCAACTTACAATAATGCAACTGCAACAGCGGCAGCAAAACCCATGAAGGAGGAAGCTGGAGCGTATTGAGCAGCCGCAGCACCACTAGACTTGGATGAAGAGGACGAAGAGCTTCCGTCAGAAGAAACAGAAGCTGCAGCGTTGGAACCAGAACCAGTAGCAGAACTCTTAGAGTTTGATGTAGATGTAGCAGATAAAGAAACTGAAGTAGAAGTAGCACCATTCTTACAGACGTACTTGTCACCTTCAATTGCACCActcttttgtaatttgtTGAAAGCGGAACAGGAGAAGTTAGTGGCGTGAGTTTCAATATCGGCACCACCTTTAACTGATTTTAAACTTGGTAAATCTAAGGTGCTGAAGTTACCTACAACGTCTAGAGCACCTCCAATGGTTTTCAAAGAGGAGAAACCGTCAATTTGGGATAAATCAGTGTTGTTAGAAAGAATGAAAGCACCGCTGACAGTAGTTAAGTTATTAGCGGTGATTTTAGTCAAATCGTCATTGTAAGTGACAGTGAAAGTACCACCGACTGTTTCCAAAGCATTCAATGATAGGGATGTGAAGGTGTTATTTAAGAAACCTAAAGAAGCGTTAACGTTTGATAACTTTGCAAAAGAAGCGTTGTTAACGGAGTAGACGGTAATGTTATTAGCCCAGACCAAATTGTCGAAGTTGATTGCAGCTTCATCAGCATTGTAGGAGAATGATAAGGAGTCCGTGACAGTTTCTAATGAAGATTCAATGGAGGTTAAGtatttgttattattaatgtTGAAAACGTTGACATCCTTTAAGACGGAGAAACCATCGATAGATTCTAAAGAAGTATCGGAGATGTAGATATTTTGAGCACTCTTTAAGTTACTGGCAAAAGTGGAGATTGCTGGTAAAGTGATTAGATTGATACTATCGACGGTTTGTAACCCCCCGAAAGAGGCGGAGGTTAAGATAGTTAAACTTtgcaaattcaaatcacCGGTGATAGTTTCGACGGCATCAGCGGAGAATTGTGTCAAAGAAGTGGCATTGTTGATGGTTAGAGAACCGTCGATGGTCTTGACGTTAGCTAAAGCGGCAGAACCCAAGTCACCAGTGATGGTTAAATTACCTACTAGAGTTTCACAATCGGAATATTTATCTAAATCGGTTTGAGCAGTAGCGGTAGCACTTGAACCTAGACTACAGGAAGATGGGACTGAGCTTGTAGAGTTAGTGGCTAATATGAGCTTGTTAGTATTAAGATATCGCGAGGACTAGTCATTGCCAGGCACTGTAGTTAACTTTCTTCGATAGAACTGCGTCGTTTTCTTCGCGATGTCCGAAAGAGGGAAGTTCACAAGGCACCAGCCACATGTATAATTCGTTTCTCGAGAAACGAATTATACATGTGATtatgaaagaaagataGACATACCTGCTAAAGCGGAAGCACTCAATACTGAGGCTAAAGCTAATTTTGAGTTTAGTTGCATGGTGATGAAGCGAGTGGATGTAAGTTTGAATGAGTAAAAGAGGGAATAACAAGTAAAAGAGGCAGAAAGGTCAGTTTTGGAAAGCCAGGAAGATTGAAATGtgatatatatttatattaagaaaaaaaaaatgatccAAGATGTAGAAAACAAAATGGCAGCACCTCATTGAGTATTCAGTGGTGCTGCTTTGttttaaaaatagaatTAGGAAATCAAAGACAAGCCATcacaatatatttttttgcttcGTTTTGCTTTCGACTACGGAGGAGGCAAAACGGATCATAAtaaaagatgatgatactGAGTGTAGTGTAGTATTCTTTGCACCGTTCATTTAGAAATAGGAGGGCTACACATACGTAGCATGCATGATCGAAGAAAGTGTCGTAGGGTGGGTGGGGTTGTAAACATTATGGTGGATATGACCGCACAATGGAATATTGATTTGTATGTAGGGGCATTTCTGTGCAAAGCGTCCGAAACTCCAAGACAGTTTAGAATTTGGTCTCCGAAGAGACAATAAGAAATAACGCAGTTTTGggtaaaaaaaagagaatgaAATGAGtccaaaatgaaaattatcGAGAAACATTTCCATTTTAGATCAGGACCAGACTGCCGTAGCGGGCTCCATTTACTCTCCTTCTCCTGTAATA
This is a stretch of genomic DNA from Kazachstania africana CBS 2517 chromosome 8, complete genome. It encodes these proteins:
- the EMC10 gene encoding Emc10p (similar to Saccharomyces cerevisiae YDR056C; ancestral locus Anc_3.305); this translates as MLLQLFLLSLPAALCTQFSLYATTLERSDEVSLGEFNMDVESRDISAFEPHNGMDSLTQGKYCVGIKSTDHVWDSDCFSFMELQVPFSYDLVIQLDENTIQKVSLAYNETTEGIMPKLKETTDGPIAPASKLKKITKTYADKKEDKKLGSEETDEEEKPWYVKNWKSIVIGIIIYNLVVASAKKSQDEKQE
- the PST1 gene encoding Pst1p (similar to Saccharomyces cerevisiae ECM33 (YBR078W) and PST1 (YDR055W); ancestral locus Anc_3.302), producing MQLNSKLALASVLSASALAATNSTSSVPSSCSLGSSATATAQTDLDKYSDCETLVGNLTITGDLGSAALANVKTIDGSLTINNATSLTQFSADAVETITGDLNLQSLTILTSASFGGLQTVDSINLITLPAISTFASNLKSAQNIYISDTSLESIDGFSVLKDVNVFNINNNKYLTSIESSLETVTDSLSFSYNADEAAINFDNLVWANNITVYSVNNASFAKLSNVNASLGFLNNTFTSLSLNALETVGGTFTVTYNDDLTKITANNLTTVSGAFILSNNTDLSQIDGFSSLKTIGGALDVVGNFSTLDLPSLKSVKGGADIETHATNFSCSAFNKLQKSGAIEGDKYVCKNGATSTSVSLSATSTSNSKSSATGSGSNAAASVSSDGSSSSSSSKSSGAAAAQYAPASSFMGFAAAVAVALL